The Brassica napus cultivar Da-Ae unplaced genomic scaffold, Da-Ae ScsIHWf_2001;HRSCAF=2649, whole genome shotgun sequence region aatacagaaaaaaaaactccctTTTACCAGGATAGGAACATGAGGCAGCGTCTATCAAAAGACTCAAAAAAGCAGCTGCTCCAAGTTCATCTGGAACGTTGACACTGATACACATATCTCTTGAAACCAATATTTGCACACAAACTACACTACAAAAAGATACCAAAAGTACTCCTCTGAATAAAGATGTTCCAAAACATCATAACCACATGAATATTTTCTCAACAGAAATTCACTTTCTCAAACCGTTTAGCAAGCTCGAATCTTTATTGGTCAGCATCATCATAAGTTGTAACAAACAGAGGCAACATTATCCTCAAACAAAAGGAGtagcaaattaaaaaaaaaaagagacttcTTTTCGAAATCGAACCCAGATCCAGCAAAAACCCTAGACTCATTTGGAGAACCCACCACGCTTCTGGTAGCTAGCGACCTCGCCTTCGTTGGGGAAGAAACCCATGAGCCTCCCCGCCGAGTTCTGATACGCATACATGAACCCACCCATGAGTCCGATCAGCCCTCCAGTCACCATTGACGGTCCCTTGATCCCAGGCTTAATCCCTACACATCGCCAAATCGATGAGTATATTCACACGCATTCCaacagatagagagagaaagggaccTGATAGATAGCCGACGGTGACGGAAACGCCGGTGATGGTGGAGAACGGAGGTAATCGAGGACGCTGAAGTTTCCGACGACTTTTGTGAATGGAGGATTCCGATCAACGACGGGGTACTGGGGCTTCTCCAAGGCAGTGATGTCAGTGTTCATCTTCTTCGATCAATCTACAATTCTCTGATCAGATtcggatctctctctctcaatccgCAACAAAAGCAGGGCGGAGACTCTGTT contains the following coding sequences:
- the LOC106446397 gene encoding LOW QUALITY PROTEIN: NADH-ubiquinone oxidoreductase 20.9 kDa subunit (The sequence of the model RefSeq protein was modified relative to this genomic sequence to represent the inferred CDS: inserted 1 base in 1 codon) gives rise to the protein MNTDITALEKPQYPVVDRNPPFTKVVGNFSVLDYLXFSTITGVSVTVGYLSGIKPGIKGPSMVTGGLIGLMGGFMYAYQNSAGRLMGFFPNEGEVASYQKRGGFSK